The Niabella beijingensis genomic interval ACAGGATAAGGCCGGACTGATCACTTTTGCAGAGAACCAGGATGTATTCCTTACCGCCGACAAACGCCCAGGACAGATGAACCTGCTGCTGGAAACGCTGTACAAACAGGAAACCCGTTTCCTTGAAGCTGACTACGAAAAGCTTTATACCGTTATCCGTAATAAGATCACCAGCCGCAGCCTGCTGGTGCTGTTCACCAATTTTGAATCCATGGAAAGCCTGCAACGTGAAATGCCGGCCTTAAAAAGGATGGCCCATTATCACCTGCTTCTGGTGGTATTCTTTGAAAACACGGCGATCCGGGAGCTTACCGAAACAAGCGCCGGCGATCTTGAAGAAGTTTATATTAAAACCATTGCGGAGAAATTTGCCTTTGAAAAGCGGCAGATGGTCAAGGAGCTGCAGCAGAACGGGATCTTAAGCATTCTTACCGCGCCGCAGCAGCTCACCGTAAATACCATCAATAAATACCTGGAACTAAAGAACAGGGCCCGGATCTGATCTCCGGAAAAGAAACGACCTTGTTTACTTTCCCTCCAACAAAGGCCGCGGATCAAACACCACTTTCAGTGAAAGGATCTTCCCGTTTTCCGTGTGGTACCACCCGGATGCCAGCACCATTTTTCCGCCCATATCGATCTCATACCAGAGACAGACATCTTCTCCGGCCGCAAACGCCTGTTGTACCTGGTATTTCAGCTTCATTTGTGTCATTTCCTTTATATAGAGGTCTGCACCTTCCCGCTTCCCGAGTACGCCCTCAAATACAAAATCTTCCCGTAAACAAACCCGGGCATCCGGGAAATTTTCCGCGTTCAGTGCTTCGATAAACCGCAACACCAATGCTGTAGCCTGATTCTTCATATATTATTGTTTTAACGATACAGCAAAGCTAACACAGCCCCCGAAAAAGGGCTGTGACAATAATCACAAAAAAATCTCATGGATTTATTCTCCGCCGGCTCCGTATCCGGCTCAGGGTCTCCCGGGCAACACCTAAAAAAGATGCCAGCCGGGTAAGCGGCACACGTTGCAACATGAAAGGATAATGATGCTCCAGGTATTCCAGCCGGTTCGTTGCCGTATATAGCTGGAAGAGGTTCGCAAAAGCCTCCTGCCGGGCTGCAAATATCCGGATGCAGGCCCGGCCCAGAGCCTCGATCTCGGGTGATCGCCCGGCGGCTTCCTGTAACAGCGCTTTGTCAAAAACAATCACCTCCAGCGGTTCGCCGGCAGCAATAAAATATTCCGAAGGCTGTCCGTTTCCGAAGCTGGTAATATTCGTCACTATATCATTTTCAAAAAAGAACCCGGTATTTTTTTCCAGCCCATCCAGCTGGTAATAACTTCTGCAATATCCCTTTTCAATAAAGTACAGCGATTGACACACCTGGCCTTCCTTCAGCAGCAGTGCGCCCTTTTTATAGTGCACTGCAGAAAGCGCAGGCTGCAGCAATTGCCAGCCCTCCTCAGTAACCGGAGCCAGGGATCGTAAATAACGCAACAGGTGTTCCATGATGTAATTGTATATTGCCCAGGAACCAGGATAAAACTGCAAAGAACAACCACACAAAAGGGATGGTGACCAGCAACGAATCGAACCGGTCCATAAAGCCCCCATGTCCGGGCATAATGCTCCCGCTGTCCTTCACACCAGCCATACGTTTGAGCTTGGACTCCAGCAGATCACCGGCAGTACCCGCAACCGCTGCGATCAGTGAGATGGCCAGCAGCACCTGCCATTGAAACCAGAACTGCAGTATAAGGGTGATGGCCGCAACACAAAGCAGCATCCCTCCTATGGTTCCCTCCACTGTTTTTTTAGGTGATATTTTTGAGAATGGTGTTCTTCCGATCATCGAGCCCACAAGATAGGCGCAGGTGTCATTGATCCATATAGCAGCGATCAGCAAAACAGGAATAAAGAAACCGGAACGGGCCGCCTGTGCCGCATCCTTCATGATGTTGATATCCGTTGTATAACGCAACAACAACAACAGGGCCCAGCTCAGCGAAATATAAAACAATCCGAGTGCGGCCGCACCCAATGCCTTCAGATGAAGCCGCTGTTTAAACATGCCGGTAACCAGCAACACCAGTCCTGCAAGCAGGAACGGCAGTGAGAAACTGGAAGAGAGCGCATAACCGGACAACTGCAATAACCCGCAGCAGAGCAGCAGCAGGTGATAGCCGGTCAGACAAAAACCAAGCTTTATATATACATGAAAAGAAACACCAAAGATCTTTTCGATCAGTTTCAGGTATTCCCACCAGCATCCGAAATGAATAAGTGTGATGAGCAGTAAAAAACTCCATTCATTATAGAGCAATCCCGCCATCATTACCGCCACAAAGATCAATGCGGTAAAGGCCCTGGTCCAGAAGGTTTTCCAGTTAAATGCCATCGGTGCTTCTTGTTTGTTGTATTTTCCGGTGCATCAGCACAAAAAGCAGGATCACTACGGGAACCGCGATCAGTCCTGCATAGCTGCCGCTTTTATCATTCATCACTTCAGCAATGGTTTTGCCTGCCTGTACCTGGGTGTACATCATAATGATGGCCAGACCATTGTTGATAAAATGCGCTGTAATGTTCAACCAGATATTGCCGGACAGCTGATAGATCAGCCCCAGGATCACACCCAGTGCAAACCGGGAAAGAAAGCCATATCCCGACATATGTACAGCGCTGAAAATAAGACTGACCACGATCACTGAAACCCAGGCATTTTTTGTACTCCGGTACATAAAATTCTGCAACCCGCCCCTGAAAAAGAACTCTTCACAAACAGCAGGCAGCAGCGCCAATACGATCAGCGAAACCAGCAGCTCCGGAATGTTCTTAAAGCTCGCCATTCCGGCAGCCTGCGTAACATAGGTATTTTCCAGTTTCAGGAAACGCGTCTCCAGCCAGGAGGGCAGCGGCAACTGGTAGCTCAGATGCCCCAGACCGGCACTGATCGCCATTCCGCAAAAAATGATCAGGATCGTAAATAACAATTGTCCAAACACCATTTTTTCACCAGATCCTACCAACTTAAAGGGTTTACTACTTAAGAATGAAGCCGTTACGATCGTAGGGATCAGGAACCCCACAACTGCGGTCAGTGTCTGGATCACCTGCGTTTCCCTCAGGTAGGCAGGATCCCCCAGGGCTTTAATCATTGTCAGCACATCTTTTCCGGTCATCAGCTTAAAAACGACGCCGCCTAAAATCCCGGCGAACATCAGTCCAGCCACCCCAAAAGCAATCAGCATAAAAAATCCCGCTGAATAGGACACATCTTTCTTATAAGGATCCGTC includes:
- a CDS encoding phosphatidate cytidylyltransferase, whose product is MAFNWKTFWTRAFTALIFVAVMMAGLLYNEWSFLLLITLIHFGCWWEYLKLIEKIFGVSFHVYIKLGFCLTGYHLLLLCCGLLQLSGYALSSSFSLPFLLAGLVLLVTGMFKQRLHLKALGAAALGLFYISLSWALLLLLRYTTDINIMKDAAQAARSGFFIPVLLIAAIWINDTCAYLVGSMIGRTPFSKISPKKTVEGTIGGMLLCVAAITLILQFWFQWQVLLAISLIAAVAGTAGDLLESKLKRMAGVKDSGSIMPGHGGFMDRFDSLLVTIPFVWLFFAVLSWFLGNIQLHHGTPVALFTIPGSGY
- a CDS encoding CPBP family intramembrane glutamic endopeptidase, with translation MSRKGTIYFFDVIMTDPYKKDVSYSAGFFMLIAFGVAGLMFAGILGGVVFKLMTGKDVLTMIKALGDPAYLRETQVIQTLTAVVGFLIPTIVTASFLSSKPFKLVGSGEKMVFGQLLFTILIIFCGMAISAGLGHLSYQLPLPSWLETRFLKLENTYVTQAAGMASFKNIPELLVSLIVLALLPAVCEEFFFRGGLQNFMYRSTKNAWVSVIVVSLIFSAVHMSGYGFLSRFALGVILGLIYQLSGNIWLNITAHFINNGLAIIMMYTQVQAGKTIAEVMNDKSGSYAGLIAVPVVILLFVLMHRKIQQTRSTDGI
- a CDS encoding Crp/Fnr family transcriptional regulator, producing MEHLLRYLRSLAPVTEEGWQLLQPALSAVHYKKGALLLKEGQVCQSLYFIEKGYCRSYYQLDGLEKNTGFFFENDIVTNITSFGNGQPSEYFIAAGEPLEVIVFDKALLQEAAGRSPEIEALGRACIRIFAARQEAFANLFQLYTATNRLEYLEHHYPFMLQRVPLTRLASFLGVARETLSRIRSRRRINP
- a CDS encoding nuclear transport factor 2 family protein; the encoded protein is MKNQATALVLRFIEALNAENFPDARVCLREDFVFEGVLGKREGADLYIKEMTQMKLKYQVQQAFAAGEDVCLWYEIDMGGKMVLASGWYHTENGKILSLKVVFDPRPLLEGK